From the Candidatus Poribacteria bacterium genome, the window NNNNNNNNNNNNNNNNNNCAGCACCCCGATGTTCAGGGCACAATCGACGACACATTAGCTCGCATCCAAGCGGCAGGACGGGTCGCCGGTACGCTAGCCAACAACGATAATGTTGCGAAGTACGCTGCGGCAGGCGTCCGCTTCCTATTCACTAGTGTTGGAGGGTGGATCACCGCCGGTGCTGCCGAGTTTGTCAGCCGCGCTGAAGAAGCAAAATAACACCGCTCATGTAAAGAAACCGTACAACAGTAGGGGCAACCCTTGTGGTTGACCGTCTTTAGTCCTTACTTTTTTGTTCCCGTAGATTCGTGTTAATTCGCGGATGCTTTGCACCTTCTTTTTATATGAACCAATCCACGAATTCATTAGAAAACAGGAGTTAAACGATGAAGATAACCGGTGTTACACCGTGGCTCGTTAGATCACAATCACCTTACCTAGATACGGCCGGCGAAACCTCCGGTAGAGAACGAGAGTATGTTTTCGTTGAGGTTTCAACAGACGAAGGGATTACGGGCTGGGGCGAAATTACCGGCACCTCCTCAGTAGCAAATAGAGCGGTCTGTGCCATGCTCGCACAAACCAGCAATCTGGTTGAGGGTGACGATGCAACGCGCATCGAGACGATATGGAACAAGGTTTTCCGAGCGTTCACCTACATGGGGACGCGGGGTGCCACATCAAATATCGTCAGTGCCATTGACATCGCATTGTGGGATATTCGTGGTAAGCAGTTGGGATTACCAATCTATGAGCTAGTTGGAGGGGGACCCGTTCGGGACTCGATATCCCTTTATACACACCCAGGGGGTGGGAAAGATCCGGAGAGCGCGGCAGTGCATTGTAAAGCGATTGCGGAAACCGGCCATACAGCTTTGAAAACTGACCCGTTCCCTCACCATCCGGAGGAAGCCAACGGCTATTTGAGTGGGCAGATGGACGCCGCAGGAGAAGAACAGGGCGCAAATGTGATCGCTGCGATTCGAGAGGCGGTCGGACCTGACATTCAAATTCTCATCGACTGTCACGGTCGGTTCGACGTGGCGACAGCGATTCGGCTCGCTAAAAGGTTGGAGCCTTATAACATTGGTTGGTTTGAAGAGCCGGTCCCTGTCGAAAGCTACCACGCATTGAAGCAGGTCAGACAGAACGTCAGCGTGCCAATCTGTGTCGGTGAGCGACTTCAGACCCGTTATGAGTTCGTGCCAGTCCTCGAAAATGAGCTTGCTGACTTTAT encodes:
- a CDS encoding 4-hydroxy-2-oxo-heptane-1,7-dioate aldolase; amino-acid sequence: QHPDVQGTIDDTLARIQAAGRVAGTLANNDNVAKYAAAGVRFLFTSVGGWITAGAAEFVSRAEEAK